In a single window of the Bacillus mycoides genome:
- a CDS encoding lasso peptide biosynthesis PqqD family chaperone has protein sequence MSSKQTISLHSFVVQGQENVVSDMDGEKVMMSIHNGKYYNLGGIGGEIWSLINELISVNQVIDILLSRYMIEEAECKEQVLSFLNHLYAEGLISVDEKL, from the coding sequence ATGAGTAGTAAACAAACAATTTCATTACACAGTTTTGTTGTACAAGGTCAGGAAAATGTAGTGAGCGATATGGATGGGGAGAAAGTGATGATGAGCATCCATAATGGGAAATACTATAACTTAGGAGGTATAGGTGGTGAAATTTGGAGTTTAATTAATGAATTAATATCTGTCAATCAAGTGATCGATATATTATTGTCTCGATATATGATTGAAGAGGCAGAATGTAAGGAACAAGTACTCTCTTTCTTAAATCATTTGTATGCAGAAGGGTTAATCTCGGTTGATGAAAAACTTTGA
- a CDS encoding lasso peptide biosynthesis B2 protein, with protein sequence MNIINKAKAFLSFDMGTKLLLIEAFFYLGWARILKSIPFSKAAPILGIHMAETSLSYDESEKITLRKISQAVHMMSRYTFWESQCLVKAIAAMKMLEKRQIESTLYLGTAKDETGNMIAHAWLRSGPFYITGVEEMKRFTVVGKFAKRIG encoded by the coding sequence ATGAATATCATAAATAAAGCCAAAGCTTTCTTGTCGTTCGATATGGGAACAAAATTATTACTTATAGAAGCTTTCTTTTATTTAGGCTGGGCTCGTATTCTTAAAAGTATACCGTTTTCTAAAGCTGCTCCTATATTAGGAATTCATATGGCAGAAACGTCTTTAAGCTATGATGAATCGGAAAAGATTACGTTAAGGAAAATTTCTCAAGCAGTGCATATGATGAGCCGTTATACATTTTGGGAAAGCCAGTGTCTCGTTAAAGCTATCGCTGCAATGAAAATGTTGGAGAAGCGTCAAATTGAAAGTACCCTTTACTTAGGGACCGCGAAAGATGAGACGGGAAATATGATTGCCCATGCGTGGTTACGTAGCGGGCCCTTTTATATTACTGGCGTAGAAGAAATGAAGAGATTTACCGTTGTTGGTAAATTTGCAAAAAGGATAGGGTAA
- a CDS encoding nucleotidyltransferase domain-containing protein has protein sequence MYTGCNLDLSHLPKELKLLLEIIKKEDKEIQEIPGDWFINIDWNKFLKLALHHRMYAFIYPKMKSIDKQLVPSNVVQVLSTYFKRNTFHMLHLSGEMGKVSKLFAENQLQLLFLKGPILGADLYGDVSLRTSGDLDALVPIDDLGKVNELLVKNGYVKEDDFPTVMNEWKWRRHHTTYMHPISKVKLEIHWRLHPGPGKEPHFDELWGRKRTSPVTNYPVYFLGREDLFMFLVTHGTRHGWSRLRWLTDIDRMVRQEIDWEELTVILERYGCKRLVGQALILSSELLDTLIIAEEAKVLMSGRKVTQLAQLAIYYLENMINLHTDPVPEEVSKYHERYLYLLKTSSQKLLFHLSWLYPYPQDVETLPLPKQLHVLYFPLRPVLWIWREMRYRKEK, from the coding sequence ATGTATACCGGTTGTAATCTTGATTTGAGTCATTTACCTAAAGAACTAAAATTGTTACTTGAAATTATAAAGAAGGAAGATAAAGAGATACAAGAAATCCCGGGAGACTGGTTCATAAATATTGATTGGAACAAATTTTTGAAACTGGCGCTGCATCATCGCATGTACGCGTTCATTTACCCAAAAATGAAATCTATTGATAAACAGTTAGTTCCATCAAATGTTGTGCAAGTATTAAGTACATATTTTAAAAGGAATACATTCCATATGCTTCATTTAAGTGGAGAAATGGGAAAAGTGAGTAAATTATTTGCTGAAAACCAACTTCAACTTCTATTTTTGAAGGGTCCTATTCTTGGCGCAGACCTATATGGAGATGTTTCCCTTCGAACATCAGGGGATCTGGATGCCCTTGTTCCTATAGATGATCTTGGAAAAGTGAACGAATTACTTGTAAAGAATGGTTATGTCAAAGAGGATGATTTTCCGACGGTTATGAATGAATGGAAGTGGAGACGCCACCATACAACTTACATGCATCCGATAAGTAAGGTGAAATTGGAGATTCATTGGCGACTACACCCAGGGCCGGGAAAGGAACCACACTTCGATGAGCTATGGGGGCGAAAGAGGACGAGTCCTGTCACAAATTATCCTGTCTATTTTTTAGGTAGAGAGGATTTGTTTATGTTTCTTGTGACTCATGGAACTAGGCATGGTTGGTCCAGGCTTCGATGGTTAACGGACATTGACCGTATGGTAAGGCAAGAAATAGATTGGGAAGAACTCACTGTTATTTTGGAAAGATATGGATGTAAACGACTGGTAGGTCAGGCGCTTATTTTATCTTCTGAGCTTTTAGATACTCTTATAATAGCGGAAGAGGCAAAAGTATTAATGTCAGGGAGAAAGGTAACGCAATTAGCGCAGCTTGCTATATATTACTTGGAAAATATGATTAACTTGCATACAGATCCTGTCCCAGAAGAAGTTTCAAAATATCATGAGCGATATTTATATTTGTTAAAGACAAGCTCTCAAAAGCTACTGTTTCATCTTAGTTGGTTGTATCCTTATCCTCAGGATGTGGAAACTTTACCACTGCCAAAACAACTGCATGTTTTATATTTCCCTTTGCGGCCGGTTTTATGGATTTGGAGGGAAATGAGGTACCGTAAGGAGAAGTGA
- the fabZ gene encoding 3-hydroxyacyl-ACP dehydratase FabZ, whose amino-acid sequence MLDIQQIKEIIPHRYPFLLVDQILEVEEGKRAVGIKNVTANEEYFNGHFPDYPVMPGVLIVEALAQVGAVAVLKKEENRGRLAFFAGIDNCRFKRQVRPGDQLRLEVEMTRVRGPIGKGKAVATVNGEIACEAEITFAIGDKKE is encoded by the coding sequence ATGCTAGATATTCAACAGATTAAAGAAATTATTCCACATCGTTATCCATTTCTACTAGTCGATCAAATTTTAGAAGTAGAAGAAGGAAAGCGTGCGGTTGGGATTAAAAATGTAACGGCAAATGAGGAATACTTTAATGGACACTTTCCAGATTATCCTGTGATGCCAGGTGTTCTAATTGTAGAAGCATTAGCGCAGGTGGGTGCTGTTGCGGTACTGAAGAAGGAAGAAAATCGCGGTCGCCTTGCATTCTTTGCTGGCATTGATAACTGCCGCTTCAAACGTCAAGTTCGCCCAGGTGATCAACTTCGCCTAGAAGTCGAAATGACACGTGTCCGTGGACCGATTGGAAAAGGAAAAGCAGTAGCAACTGTAAATGGTGAAATCGCTTGTGAAGCTGAAATCACATTTGCAATTGGTGATAAGAAAGAATAA
- a CDS encoding YveK family protein, with amino-acid sequence MEETISLKELFAILRKRLVMILVITIGAALVSAIVSFYFITPIYQTSTQILVNQKKQEGVFQPGEVQTSLQLTNTYKVIVKSPVILDQVKEKLKLNMSTGALNSKINVANEKDSQVIAVTVQDKDAKLARDIANTTAEVFKSEIAKIMSVDNVTILSKAEVTEGQSPIKPNKMLNVAIAFVVGLMASVGIAFLLEYLDNTMKKEEDIEKQLGVPVLGVVSHMEEDGTKSGSLSATKRVGGHTIGS; translated from the coding sequence ATGGAAGAAACAATAAGTTTGAAAGAGTTATTTGCTATTTTAAGGAAACGATTAGTTATGATCCTTGTAATTACGATTGGTGCAGCACTTGTAAGTGCGATCGTAAGTTTCTACTTTATAACGCCGATTTATCAGACTTCGACGCAAATTCTTGTTAATCAAAAGAAGCAAGAAGGTGTTTTTCAACCTGGTGAAGTACAAACAAGTCTTCAATTAACAAATACATATAAAGTTATTGTGAAAAGCCCAGTTATTTTAGATCAAGTGAAAGAAAAGTTAAAGCTTAACATGTCAACTGGGGCTTTAAATAGCAAAATTAACGTCGCAAACGAGAAAGATTCACAAGTGATCGCTGTTACTGTACAAGATAAAGATGCAAAGCTAGCTCGTGATATCGCAAACACAACAGCGGAAGTATTCAAGAGTGAAATTGCAAAAATCATGAGTGTTGATAACGTAACAATCTTATCAAAAGCAGAAGTAACAGAAGGACAGTCACCAATTAAACCAAATAAGATGCTGAACGTAGCAATTGCATTTGTTGTTGGATTAATGGCTTCTGTTGGAATTGCATTCTTACTAGAGTACTTAGATAACACGATGAAAAAAGAAGAAGATATTGAAAAACAACTTGGTGTACCAGTTCTTGGCGTCGTTTCTCATATGGAGGAAGATGGCACAAAGAGCGGTAGTTTATCAGCAACGAAGAGAGTAGGGGGGCATACAATTGGTTCTTAA
- a CDS encoding CpsD/CapB family tyrosine-protein kinase, whose amino-acid sequence MVLKKKILRARRQLIAYEQPKSSVSEQYRNIRTNIEFASVDKKIRSLIVTSANQSEGKTTTAANIAVVFAQQGKKVLLIDADLRKPALHQMMQVDNIFGLTSVLTRSNTLETCVTQTKIGNLTFLPCGPIPPNPAELLGASSMKDLLSEAFGTYDLVIFDTSPILPVTDAQIMANQCDASVLVIRSGVTEKEAALKAKQSLDSAKGTLLGVVLNDKEQNGSEYYYYGSN is encoded by the coding sequence TTGGTTCTTAAGAAAAAAATATTACGTGCTCGCCGTCAGCTGATTGCATATGAACAACCAAAATCATCTGTGTCAGAGCAATACCGAAATATACGAACAAATATTGAATTTGCATCTGTTGATAAGAAGATTCGTTCTCTTATCGTAACATCTGCGAATCAAAGTGAAGGAAAGACAACAACGGCTGCTAATATTGCAGTTGTTTTCGCACAACAAGGTAAGAAAGTATTACTTATCGATGCAGACTTACGTAAACCAGCATTACATCAAATGATGCAAGTGGATAATATATTTGGCTTAACAAGTGTATTAACACGTAGTAATACACTAGAAACATGTGTGACACAAACGAAAATCGGTAATTTAACATTTTTACCATGTGGTCCAATCCCACCAAATCCAGCGGAATTACTGGGTGCAAGCTCGATGAAAGATTTACTTTCAGAAGCTTTTGGCACGTATGACCTTGTCATTTTTGACACATCACCAATCTTACCAGTTACAGATGCACAAATTATGGCAAATCAATGTGATGCTTCTGTACTTGTTATTCGAAGTGGTGTAACAGAAAAAGAGGCGGCACTTAAAGCAAAACAATCATTAGATAGCGCAAAAGGTACATTACTTGGCGTTGTCTTAAACGATAAAGAACAAAATGGATCCGAATATTACTATTACGGTTCTAACTAA
- a CDS encoding tyrosine-protein phosphatase, which produces MIDLHCHILPNVDDGAQSIEDSIAMAKAACEEGIHTIVATPHHQNGVYMNLAESILHQVKQLNERLKEEDINLTILPGQEIRLYGELLEDYDSRRIVTLNRTDKYILIEFPTNHVPRYAEKMLYELRVKGITPVIVHPERNMEIIERPDVLYKLVNQGALTQITAGSVTGKFGKKIKKFSLQLIEHHLTHVISSDAHNTTTRSFHLQAAYETVEKTFGSSTLYDFKENTYELISGKMIYREEPEKIRQRKIFGLF; this is translated from the coding sequence ATGATTGATTTACATTGTCATATCTTGCCTAATGTCGATGATGGAGCACAATCAATCGAAGACAGCATTGCAATGGCAAAGGCAGCATGCGAAGAAGGAATTCATACAATCGTTGCTACTCCTCATCACCAAAATGGGGTTTATATGAATCTAGCAGAAAGCATTCTTCATCAGGTAAAGCAGTTAAATGAAAGATTAAAAGAAGAGGATATCAATTTAACCATTTTACCTGGTCAAGAAATCAGGTTGTACGGAGAGTTATTAGAAGACTATGATTCGAGGCGTATTGTTACATTGAATCGTACGGATAAATATATATTAATTGAATTTCCAACAAACCATGTCCCGCGCTATGCAGAAAAAATGTTATATGAATTACGTGTGAAAGGGATCACGCCGGTTATTGTTCATCCAGAACGGAATATGGAAATTATTGAACGCCCCGATGTGTTGTATAAGCTCGTCAATCAAGGGGCACTAACACAAATTACCGCAGGAAGCGTCACAGGAAAGTTCGGAAAGAAAATCAAGAAGTTTTCATTGCAACTTATTGAGCATCATTTAACACATGTCATATCATCAGATGCTCATAACACAACAACGCGCTCCTTTCACTTGCAAGCTGCGTATGAAACAGTAGAGAAAACATTTGGGAGTTCTACATTGTACGACTTCAAGGAAAATACATATGAACTAATAAGTGGAAAAATGATTTATCGAGAAGAGCCCGAGAAAATAAGACAAAGAAAAATATTCGGTCTCTTTTAA
- the galU gene encoding UTP--glucose-1-phosphate uridylyltransferase GalU, giving the protein MKKVRKAIIPAAGLGTRFLPATKAMPKEMLPIVDKPTIQYIVEEAIESGIEDIIIVTGKGKRAIEDHFDHSFELEQNLLEKGKYEMLEKVQASSKINIHYIRQKEPKGLGHAVWCARKFIGNEPFAVLLGDDIVQADTPCLRQLMNEYEATHSSVIGVQTVPENETHRYGIIDPITQNGRQYQVHRFVEKPAQGTAPSNLAIMGRYVLTPEIFMFLEDQQTGAGGEIQLTDAIQRLNEIQHVFAYDFEGTRYDVGEKFGFIKTTIEMALQNEELKLDLMKYIKELVKKEEVHS; this is encoded by the coding sequence TTGAAAAAAGTAAGGAAGGCAATTATTCCAGCTGCTGGACTGGGAACAAGATTTTTACCAGCGACGAAAGCGATGCCGAAAGAAATGTTACCTATCGTTGATAAACCGACGATTCAGTACATTGTAGAAGAAGCAATTGAATCTGGCATTGAAGATATTATTATTGTAACTGGAAAAGGAAAACGTGCAATTGAAGATCATTTTGATCATTCTTTTGAACTGGAACAAAACCTTTTAGAAAAAGGTAAATATGAAATGCTTGAAAAAGTACAAGCATCTTCAAAGATTAATATTCATTACATAAGACAAAAAGAACCAAAAGGATTAGGTCACGCAGTATGGTGTGCTCGTAAATTTATTGGGAATGAGCCATTTGCAGTATTACTTGGTGATGATATCGTACAAGCTGATACGCCATGTTTACGTCAGTTGATGAATGAGTACGAGGCAACACATTCGTCTGTAATTGGTGTGCAAACAGTACCGGAAAATGAAACGCATCGTTATGGAATTATTGATCCAATCACGCAAAATGGTCGTCAATATCAGGTGCACCGATTTGTTGAAAAACCAGCACAGGGAACAGCACCATCTAATTTAGCAATTATGGGGCGTTACGTATTAACACCAGAAATCTTCATGTTCCTTGAAGACCAACAAACAGGTGCAGGTGGAGAAATTCAATTAACAGATGCGATTCAACGTTTAAATGAAATTCAACATGTGTTTGCATATGATTTTGAAGGTACTCGATATGATGTTGGGGAAAAATTCGGATTTATTAAAACAACGATTGAGATGGCACTTCAAAACGAAGAATTGAAATTAGACTTGATGAAGTATATAAAAGAACTTGTAAAAAAAGAAGAGGTACATTCATAA
- a CDS encoding polysaccharide biosynthesis protein has translation MSYRKRLSLLILLDSFIVLTAVYLSYWFIHPNVLNKIPATVIISSITLLCSHHIFAAIYKLYNKAWEYASVGELIQIFKAITLSIIVTAIVQQIINHDIYVRILAIAWMLHLLLIGGSRFVWRMFRDTYITKATDKKRTLIIGAGSAGTMVVRQLQHNKEADLYPIAFVDDDRNKQKLEIYNVPVVGTTNHIQEIVEDNDIEHIIIAIPSLNRNQINEIFEKCTKTKAKTQIVPMLEDLLDGKVSVNEFRDVQVEDLLGREPIQLDDAGIGEKIAGKTILVTGAGGSIGSEICRQVMKYNPAKIVLLGHGENSIYTIEMEMRVTYKDAVEITTEIADIQDRHKIFEIMNKHQPYIVYHAAAHKHVPLMERNPEEAVKNNIFGTKNVAEAADTFKVNTFVMVSTDKAVNPTNVMGATKRFAEMIVQHMASISTGTRFVAVRFGNVLGSRGSVIPLFKKQIQKGGPVTVTHPDMIRYFMTIPEASRLVIQAGTLARGGELFVLDMGDPVRIVDLAKNLITLSGYSIEEIGIEFTGLRPGEKMYEELLNEGEIHPEQIFPKIHIGKAVLMDQEILRQFMNDFEEISNEEIRERLLDIANNKINLKN, from the coding sequence TTGAGTTATCGAAAACGGCTCTCATTATTAATTTTATTAGATTCATTTATTGTATTAACCGCCGTATATTTAAGTTATTGGTTCATACATCCGAATGTATTAAACAAAATCCCTGCGACAGTAATTATTAGCTCTATTACATTATTGTGTAGTCATCATATTTTTGCGGCTATTTATAAGCTTTATAACAAGGCGTGGGAATATGCAAGTGTTGGAGAATTAATACAAATATTTAAAGCAATTACACTTTCTATTATTGTAACAGCAATTGTTCAACAAATTATAAATCATGATATTTATGTTCGAATTTTAGCAATCGCATGGATGTTACATTTATTATTAATTGGTGGTTCTCGCTTTGTATGGCGTATGTTTCGCGATACATATATTACGAAAGCTACAGATAAAAAACGAACATTGATTATCGGTGCTGGTTCAGCGGGAACTATGGTAGTAAGACAATTGCAACATAATAAAGAAGCGGATCTATATCCAATTGCGTTTGTTGATGATGATAGAAATAAACAAAAATTGGAGATTTATAATGTGCCGGTTGTTGGTACAACAAATCATATTCAAGAGATTGTGGAAGATAATGATATAGAGCATATCATTATTGCTATTCCATCTTTAAATAGAAATCAAATAAACGAAATTTTTGAGAAGTGTACAAAAACGAAAGCAAAAACGCAAATTGTACCAATGCTTGAAGATCTTTTAGATGGCAAAGTTTCTGTTAATGAATTTCGAGATGTACAAGTGGAAGATTTATTAGGTAGGGAGCCAATTCAATTAGATGACGCGGGCATCGGGGAAAAGATCGCAGGTAAAACGATTTTAGTAACGGGTGCGGGCGGATCAATTGGATCAGAAATTTGTCGTCAAGTGATGAAGTATAATCCTGCAAAAATTGTTCTTTTAGGACATGGTGAAAATAGCATTTATACTATTGAAATGGAAATGCGAGTTACTTATAAAGATGCAGTGGAAATTACGACAGAAATTGCTGATATTCAAGATCGACATAAAATCTTTGAAATAATGAACAAGCATCAACCATATATCGTATATCATGCAGCTGCACATAAGCATGTACCTTTAATGGAACGTAATCCTGAAGAGGCTGTAAAAAATAATATTTTTGGTACGAAAAATGTAGCAGAAGCGGCTGATACATTTAAAGTAAATACGTTCGTAATGGTTTCTACAGATAAAGCGGTAAATCCGACGAATGTAATGGGAGCTACAAAACGATTTGCGGAAATGATTGTCCAACATATGGCATCCATTAGTACTGGTACACGTTTTGTTGCAGTTAGATTCGGTAATGTTCTTGGAAGTAGAGGAAGTGTAATCCCGTTATTCAAGAAACAAATTCAAAAAGGTGGACCTGTAACAGTTACTCACCCTGATATGATTCGTTACTTTATGACAATACCAGAAGCTTCAAGATTAGTTATTCAGGCTGGAACGCTAGCTAGGGGTGGAGAATTGTTCGTACTAGATATGGGGGATCCAGTAAGGATTGTTGATTTAGCTAAAAATTTAATTACTCTTTCGGGGTATTCTATTGAAGAAATTGGAATTGAATTTACTGGATTAAGACCAGGCGAAAAAATGTATGAAGAGTTATTAAATGAAGGTGAAATTCATCCGGAGCAAATATTCCCTAAAATTCATATAGGAAAAGCTGTTCTAATGGATCAAGAGATTTTAAGACAGTTTATGAATGATTTTGAGGAAATTAGTAACGAGGAAATAAGAGAACGATTATTAGATATTGCAAATAATAAAATTAATCTTAAAAATTAA
- a CDS encoding DegT/DnrJ/EryC1/StrS family aminotransferase — MGDRIFLSSPHMSDEGYEMQYVKEAFDTNWIAPLGENVNGFERELATKVGSKAAAALSSGTAAIHLALKAAGVGEEDVVFCQTLTFSATANPIIYQNATPVFIDSDYETWNMCPKALEEAFKKYPDVKAVIVVHLYGLSADMDKIVELCKKYDVALIEDAAESLGTYYKGKHTGIFGDYGIFSFNGNKIITTSGGGMLVSDNEERISKARFWATQSRDQARHYQHSELGFNYRMSNVVAGIGRGQLKVLDQRVQKKRYIFDFYKRELENLEGIEFMPSNEWNEPNYWLSCMTLNGEIRPIDVMVALEKENIESRPVWKPMHMQPFFGKYDFVGTDVSEKLFENGVCLPSDTKMIDADLERVVKIIKGLWLA; from the coding sequence ATGGGAGATAGAATATTTCTTTCATCACCACATATGAGTGATGAAGGTTATGAAATGCAGTATGTTAAGGAAGCATTTGATACAAATTGGATTGCACCACTTGGGGAAAATGTGAATGGATTTGAAAGAGAACTAGCAACGAAAGTTGGCTCTAAAGCAGCCGCAGCGCTATCTTCTGGGACAGCTGCAATTCATCTGGCTCTAAAAGCAGCTGGAGTAGGGGAGGAAGATGTTGTTTTTTGCCAAACGCTTACATTCTCAGCTACTGCAAACCCTATTATCTATCAAAATGCTACGCCTGTTTTTATAGATAGCGATTATGAAACTTGGAATATGTGCCCTAAAGCATTAGAAGAGGCTTTTAAAAAATATCCAGATGTAAAGGCAGTTATAGTAGTTCACCTTTATGGGCTTTCTGCAGATATGGATAAGATTGTTGAACTTTGTAAGAAATATGATGTTGCTTTAATTGAAGATGCAGCAGAGTCTTTAGGGACTTACTATAAAGGTAAGCATACTGGTATTTTTGGAGATTATGGTATTTTCTCTTTTAACGGTAACAAAATCATCACTACCTCTGGTGGCGGAATGCTTGTTTCTGATAATGAAGAACGAATTTCAAAAGCAAGATTTTGGGCCACTCAAAGTAGAGATCAAGCAAGACATTATCAACATAGTGAATTAGGTTTTAACTATCGTATGAGTAATGTAGTTGCTGGCATTGGTAGAGGACAACTTAAGGTATTAGATCAAAGGGTTCAAAAGAAAAGATACATATTCGATTTTTATAAGAGAGAATTAGAAAATCTTGAAGGTATTGAATTTATGCCTAGTAATGAATGGAATGAACCAAACTATTGGCTAAGTTGCATGACTTTAAATGGTGAAATTCGACCAATTGATGTTATGGTAGCTCTTGAAAAAGAAAATATTGAATCTAGACCAGTTTGGAAGCCAATGCACATGCAGCCGTTCTTTGGGAAATATGATTTTGTTGGTACAGATGTATCAGAGAAACTTTTTGAGAATGGTGTTTGTTTACCAAGCGATACGAAGATGATAGACGCAGATTTAGAAAGAGTTGTGAAAATTATTAAAGGGTTGTGGTTAGCGTAA
- a CDS encoding sugar transferase — MRNSRGGIYRRLIKRPMDFILSVIAIIVLSPVFLIVAFLVKIKLGSPVLFKQERPGLHGNIFKMYKFRTMTDEKNEDGELLPDSVRLTKFGKFLRSTSLDELPGLFNIFKGNMSIIGPRPLLVQYLPLYNEHQKRRHEVRPGLSGLAQVNGRNAIRWEEKFNYDVEYVESVSFITDWKIILLTIKKVFIREGINSETAATMEPFKGNGKGSIKL, encoded by the coding sequence ATGAGGAATTCTAGAGGTGGCATCTATAGAAGACTTATAAAAAGACCGATGGATTTTATACTGTCTGTAATTGCTATTATAGTGCTTAGTCCAGTATTTCTTATAGTTGCTTTTCTTGTAAAAATAAAATTAGGTAGCCCAGTGTTGTTTAAGCAAGAGCGACCGGGATTACATGGGAACATTTTTAAAATGTATAAATTTAGAACAATGACTGATGAAAAAAACGAAGATGGTGAATTGTTACCTGATAGTGTAAGACTTACTAAGTTCGGTAAATTTTTACGCTCAACATCACTTGATGAGTTGCCAGGCTTGTTTAATATTTTTAAAGGTAATATGTCAATTATAGGACCTAGGCCTTTATTAGTTCAATATTTACCGTTATATAACGAACATCAAAAACGACGTCATGAAGTTAGACCAGGATTATCGGGATTAGCGCAAGTTAATGGTAGGAACGCTATTAGATGGGAAGAAAAGTTTAATTATGATGTAGAGTATGTTGAGAGTGTAAGTTTCATTACAGATTGGAAAATCATTCTTTTAACGATTAAGAAAGTTTTTATTAGAGAAGGAATTAATTCAGAAACTGCTGCTACAATGGAGCCATTTAAAGGGAATGGAAAAGGAAGTATAAAGTTATGA
- a CDS encoding acetyltransferase, whose translation MKEKLLIIGASGHGKVIADIALKMNKWQSISFLDDNETLKSSMGIEIIDKSASISKYIDDYDFFVGIGNNVIREKIQRQLETEGASIPVLIHPSAIIGEQVYLEAGTVVMAGAVINCCTKIGKGCIINTTSTVDHDNIIEDYVHISPGAHLAGTVNIGRGTWLGIGSIISNNINVTGGCRIGAGTIVVKDITELGTYVGVPSRRL comes from the coding sequence ATGAAAGAAAAACTTCTTATAATAGGAGCTAGTGGCCACGGAAAAGTCATAGCTGATATCGCACTGAAAATGAATAAATGGCAGAGTATTTCCTTTTTAGATGATAACGAAACTCTAAAATCTTCAATGGGAATAGAAATTATTGATAAATCAGCAAGTATCTCAAAGTATATAGATGATTACGATTTTTTTGTTGGAATTGGTAATAATGTCATACGAGAGAAGATTCAGAGGCAACTTGAGACCGAAGGGGCGAGCATTCCGGTATTGATCCATCCGAGTGCAATTATCGGAGAACAAGTCTATTTGGAAGCAGGAACTGTAGTTATGGCAGGAGCTGTGATTAATTGCTGTACTAAGATCGGGAAAGGATGCATTATTAATACTACTTCTACGGTGGATCATGACAATATAATTGAGGATTATGTTCATATATCACCGGGGGCACATTTGGCGGGTACGGTCAATATTGGGCGAGGTACTTGGTTGGGAATTGGTAGTATTATAAGTAATAATATTAATGTTACTGGTGGTTGTAGAATTGGTGCAGGAACTATTGTTGTTAAGGATATAACTGAATTAGGAACTTATGTTGGGGTTCCATCTAGGAGATTATAG